The DNA sequence TTGGTTGGAAGTCATTTGTCGCTCATCTCCCTTCAGATGCTTAAACCCTTTGTTCGTCCCCGGAGCGAAACCGACCTGCCTGGGATTCATCCTTTCTCGGATCCATCGGGAGTCTTCACGGAAGAAAAGTCCCCCTTTTCGCGCGGAAGACGTTACAATTCTTTTGGTTTGCAGGATCCGGTCATCACATGTTTTTAGTCTATCAAATCGAAGACGCGAAGACCACAATGAAGTCAACAGGCCGGAAAATTTTCAAACAAATCTTAACATCTTCCTTTCCACAATCGAAAACCCTGGGATCAATGGGGTGAAAATCCCCAAGATGCCGCAGAATTTGCGGTTTGCGCTGTACGGATATAAAAAGATCTCGACTTCCCCCTGCTATAATCGGGGAGGAGGATGGAAAAGGATGACTTCCGAGCAAATCCAAACGCCGCAAGACACCCTTGGGCAGGATATGCTCCGGCTCCCGAACGTATTGGAGCACCTGAAACATCGAGCTTCAACGCCGGGAAGAGATCGAAAAAAGGGTCCACGCTCCGATTACGATCCTTGTCGAGTGATCGGCGGATTTTTCGCCCTCGCCCTCCACTCCCTGAAGCGTTGGCATGGGGGAGGAGTCGCGGTTTTCTTCGTATGTACCCTCTTTATGCTGCTTATGACCTCGTACTATTTCGGCAAGTATAATGGCCCAAGGATTACAAATGCGTTTGCCTTCCCATGGAATTACTGGATGAATCCCTCAAGACCGACGAAGGGTATCCCGAATCGGTTTGGAGCCCGAAGATTTCACCGACTGGATGATGCAACAATATGCCGAAAGCACAAACCACAATCGGGAAGTAAACAGGAACCGTTCGAACTGGTATGCAAAAGGGCGATATCTCTTTTGCACATTGGACACAGAAGGCACCTGGGTCAGCCTCTACCTGTCCCTGGCCGATCTGTCGTCCTGAAAGGAGGTGTGATCCTGGGCTAAAAAATGAACCTCCTAAAACGACACACAAGCCCTTGGGGATTCGTCAATACCCGGCGCCAACAACGAAGGCGGGAAAAAGGAAAGAGCCGAGCGGATCACCCGGCTTCAACACACCGCCTCGAACAAAGAAAAAGTAAAGCCCGACATATTTAACCCGACGACCCACGGCAAGGCGACAAACTTCCAATCCCGGGGAGTCGGCAGGGCGAAGTTCCGTCGACTCCATGCAGCAGGGGTCGCCCGGCGAAAAATCGCTCCCCCCCGCAAAGACATTTACACTCAATAATCCACAATCCGCCCAAAGCCCCCCTCCCTCTCCGACCCGGAAGGTCTTGAATCTTCCGCTTTCGGGCCAACTGTCACCATGGGCCGGATCCTCTCCTTGATATGGGGCTTCAAGCCCAGAGCATGGCTGAAATCCTCAAGGGAATCAAAACCTCCCCGTGCATCCCGGAGAGAAACGGCCCGCTTCGCCATGATCAGATTGATGCCGGGTAACGAGGCGATCTGCTCTTCCGAAGCACGATTCAGATCAACGAGGGCGGTTTCGCCCGGTGCATGCCGGTCGGAGAAAGGGGAAGCAGCCCTTTCCGGAGCGGAAGAAGCATCGGATGAAGCAAAAGGCGACGTGGAGGGGACTTTTGAAAGGAGGTTTTCTCCATCCACACCTAAGATTTTTCGTCGCAGAAGCTCTTCCTCCTGTTGGAGGAGTTCCTCTCTCACTTTCATTCGAACGAGATATTCCCGGCGGACGGCAAAACCGTGAATGATGGAAGCAATCCAAGCCCCGATCGCCAAATTTGTCAAATAATTTCCGATCGTCGAGTCCGGGGAAAAGACCATTAACAAAACAAAGGGAATGGAATAAATCACTCCCCACCAGATCCAACGCCGATGCCTCGCCCGGATTCCTATGTAAAAAAATGCCACCCAATAAAAGACAATGGTGAACGTCCATAGGATCCAAAGGGAATTTTTCCAAAACTTTTCTTTTTTATGCATCCCCATCACCTGCTCCCTCGCTCCACTTCCCTTTGATGGCGGTACCAGGCGCTGATTCCAGACGGGCCAATTCCGCAAACCAAGATTCCAACCGCTCTAGATCCACAATTCCATTGACGGCGATCCGTCCGTCCGGTTGGATCCGCACCTCCATCCGGTTGGGCGTATTCTCCAACCGGGCTTCCCAGTAGCGATAGCGGGAAGTGAGAAAATGGACGCGCTGGTTGGAAGAGCCGACCCAGAGTCGGCTCACATCCCGGAGGTCCGCGCGAAAGGGGCCGTCGATCAACACATCGGTCACCGCCAGCAAATCATGCCAATCGGTTCGGGAGGAACGCCGGATCTGTTCCAGCAAGTATCCCGTATAGGTGACAATGGATAACCCCCGGTTACGCAGAATTTTTCCCAGATGTGCCAATCCCTCCGCCTGGGCGAAGGGTTCTCCTCCGGCAAAGGTGACGCCTTCGACCGAAGGACCGTTCAAGATGCGTTCCGCCAAATCCTGAACGTCGATTTCTTCTCCCCCCTCTTCCGGCCACGTGTTCGGAACCGCACACCCCGAACAGCGGATCGGGCACCCCTGGACCCAGACACAGGCCCGTACCCCGGGTCCTTCCGTACGGGTGGCGGGCAAAAAGCGATGGATCCGCAACTTCATTCGAAACTCCCCCCGCCTCCCGACCGATCTCTAAGTTTTTCGGCATGAACTGTCGATTCTTTATTGAGGAGCTGCTCCACTTCCCTTTCGTAATATTCCGCAGTGTAGTCGGAATCGACGGTCTCCGCTTCCAACAGCTCTTCAAGGATCCGGATGTAGTCCGTACACTTTTTCCCTTTAACCCCTTTTACTTCCGCCCGAACCGTTCCATCGGGAAACAATCGGATCTGAACCCGTTTCACCGTGATCCCTCCCGAATGGCCAGGGTCAAAACGATGGAGTGATCTTCCTGCACTTCTTCCGATTCAAAAACAAATCCATATTGCTCGGCCCGGGACACAAGTTTTTTGTACACTTCCTCCTGCAGTACTTTCGTGTATTCCTCATGAATCACTTCGAGAAAAGAGGTCACCGATCTCAATAATTGTCCTTTGGACACTTGAGCCTCAATTTCCCCCTCCCGGTTCTTCACAAACTTTATTTCACCCCCGTCCAGAAACACGCGAATCCCTTTTTCCTCAGCGACGTATTGAGAACCGTATTCGCGCAAAGCCCTTTCCAACAAATCCCATCTCTTCATCCTTGTCTTCAGTGTGATGCCCCGCACCTGCGAACCCAACTCTTCACGCGTCGCAACGGCTCCGGTAACGGCAAGGGCAAGCGGAATCAGCACCAGTGAGACGCCCATGAGCACCATCCTCACTTTTTTAAAAATCCACTTTTCGGCCTCCGCGGACCCTGCGGATGTCATCATCCCCAGGTACGCAGGATCGGTCGGACTGTCTGGTGTAATCGACCATGTGTTCCCGCGCCGTCGCCGCCACTGCCCGTACATTTGCCCAATCGCGGATGGCCCGTATTTGCTCCGCCTGGGTGACGGACAAGGGGACCATGTTCTTGACAGCCTTCTCAAAATCGCTTAACCGGATGCTCCGCTGTTCTGAAAAGGCCTCAAACAGGGCGGCGATGACGACCTGTTCAATCTCCGCTCCCACAAATCCTTCGGTCCAATGGGCCAACGTTTCCAAAATTTCCTCATTCAGCTGAAAATCCCTCATCACCTCCGGATCGCGCAACCGTTTCCGGAGATGGACCCGAAAGATCTCCTTGCGTTCCACCTGTGTGGGAAGGTCAACAAAGAAAATCTCGTCAAACCTCCCTTTGCGGAGAAACTCCGGGGGCAGTTCTTGGATCTGGTTGGCGGTCGCAACCACGAAAACGGGTTTCGTCTTTTCCTGCATCCAAGTCAAAAAGGTCCCGAACACACGGGTGGAGGTTCCACTGTCCCCGCTACTCCCAATGTTGCTGAACCCTTTTTCGATTTCGTCGATCCACAGGATCGAAGGTGCGATCGCCTCGGCTGTGCGAATCGCCTGACGCATATTCTCCTCGCTGCTCCCGACAATCCCACTGAATACTTTCCCGATATCCAGACGAAGCAAAGGCAGCTTCCACATGGCGCTGATCGCTTTGGATATGAGGCTTTTGCCACAACCCGGCACACCGGTGATCAACACGCCTTTGGGGGCGGGAATGCCATATCGTTTCGCCGAATCGAGCCAGGAATTCTTTCGCTTCTCCAGCCAACGCTTCAGGTTTTCCAGTCCTCCGACTTCATCAATTGAAAAGGGGCTTCGGATAAACTCCAGAATGCCTGTTTTCTTGATGATCTGCCGCTTTTCCTCCAGTATCACCTCCACATCATCCGCGCCGACCCTGCCGTCCCTCACCATGGCACGAGCAAAAGCATTTTCTGCTTCCTTTAAGGTCAAGCCCAACGCCGCCTTGACAAGCCGCTCTTCCTCCTCGGGTTTCAAATCAATCGCAATCCGCCCGCTTCGCCTGTTCACTTCGATCATTTCGTGCAACAGGCGAGCGATTTCCTCCTCGGTGGGCAAATCGAACTCAACGATGGTCACATCCTTTTGCAGCTCGACCGGCAAAACACGGGTGGGCGCAGTGATGATCACATTTTTGGGTCGCGGACTTTGCTTCAACCTGACCGCCAAATCGCGCATCTTACGGATAACCGGATAATCGGGTCTCCCAGCCATGCCGCCAAAATAGAAATGAAAATCCTTCAAAATAAAAACCGCAGGCTGATCATATTTGTTGATAAACTCCAAGGCCTTGAGAGGGGATTGCGTTTCCGAAACCATCCGGGAATCGGCACCGACCATCCCGTCGGTCACCGTCCATGTAAAAAGATCCCGCACGGTTCGAATGCGTGACGGATCGCGCACCACTTCCTTGATCACATCAAGCAAACGCTCTTCTTCCCAAGTTGGTATGTACAAATAGGGGAATCGCGCTTTTAAAAATTCGGCCAATTCCACCGGAAACGAACGCAAATCCTTCTCCCCCCTTCAAGAGAAAAAACGAATCCACCCTCAGACGATCATCCCCACCATTATACTAGCACGAAAGAACGAGAAGCCATAGATCGGAATTCGGGGTATACATCAAAGTATTGAAACACGAAGCGATCGGGGACCATGATGAGCGGGCTCGATCCATTTATTCATACTTGACTTGTCTGAAACTAGACATTAAGTCCCTTGCCCGATCAACCATCCACTCATCCTGGCCAAAACGGGGGATCGCTTCGAGCCATGCCCCCAACCGCGGATGGCATAACCTTCGGGAGCGGAATCTTCAATGGGACCGTTTATATCGTCTGACGCGAATTCCAACAAGTCGTGATCAGGTGGAGCCAGCGCTTAATAAAATAAAACGACGCGCCAACCCCTGTTCCTGAAGGCGCGTCTCGCATGTCAATGTCCCGTTTTGCACCGGCAGTAAACCCGACACCCCGCAACACAGCCGCCCCTTCATCCCGTTCACACACGGACCTTTCCGTTCTCCCGGCTTTCCAGGATCAGGGTCACGGGGCCGTCGTTGGTGAAGGAGACCTGCATCATCGCCCCGAAAACGCCGGTTTCCACCCTCACCCCGTGACTCCGAAGCTGCTCGTTGAACCGGTCGTACAGCCCGGATGCGATATCCGGAGCAGCTGCGGCGGTAAAGCTGGGACGTCGCCCTTTCCGGCAGTCCCCGTACAGGGTGAACTGGGACACGGACAATATGCTCCCCCCCACATCGAGGAGGGAACGGTTCATCTTCCCCTGGTCATCCTCGAAGATGCGCAAATTCACCACCTTGTCCGCCAGGTAGCGGAGGTCCTCCTCCCCGTCTCCGTCGGTAAAACCCACAAGCAGCACCAATCCGTGATCGATGGATCCCGTCACCCGGCCGTCCACGGTGACCCGGGCGTTTTTGGCCCGCTGTAAGACGATGCGCAAAGTCTTTTCCCCCTTTTCGACGTTGATGAGGAAGCATAGAAACCGCCAAAAGCGAAAAGAAGCCGGGAAAAAACAGCCGCTTTCGCGGCGTCCCCGCTTCTGGCCCCTTCTCACTGCATAATCCGACGGACGGAGTAGATGTCCCGGACCCGTTTGATGCGCTCCACCACGTACTGGAGATGGTTCAGGTTTCGGATGGAAATGGTCATGTGGATGGAGGCCATGCCCCTGCGGTCCGCTTTGCCCGAAACCGCCGACAGGTTGGTTTTCGTCTCGGAAACCGCCTGAAGCACCTCGTGGAGCAGGCCGCGCCGGTCAAGGCCCGACACCTCGATATCCACGTGGTAGGATTGGTCCGGCGTCCCCTCCCATTCCACGGGGATCATCCGCTCCTTCTCCACCGACTTCAAATTGGGGCAATCCTTTCGGTGGACGGAAACCCCGCGGCCGCGGGTGACAAAACCGGCGATCTCATCCCCGGGGACCGGATTGCAGCACCGGGAGAGTCGGACGAGCAGGTTGTCCACTCCCTTCACCCGCACCCCGTGGGCCGGGCGGCGGCTGGGGCGCGGCAGTTCCTTCACCTCGGGCAGAAGGATGGGCTCTTCCGGTTCGGGCTTGAGCCCCTCGATCAGGCGGTGGACCACCTGGGCGGCGGAGATGCCCCCGTACCCGACGGCGGCGTACATGTCCTCCTCGTCCGGAAAATTAAACTTCCTGGCCACCTCCTCCACCCGCTCGTCGGTGAGCACCTCCGAAGCGTTGAAATCGTGTTTGCGGAGGAGGTTTTCGATCATTTCCCGCCCCTTGGCGACGCTTTCCTCCCGCCGCTGCTTCTTGAACCAGTTGCGGATCTTGTTTCGGGCGTGGGAGGATTTCACCATCTTCAGCCAGTCCTGGCTCGGACCGTAGCTGTGCTTGGAGGTGAGGATCTCGACGATGTCCCCGGTATGCAGCTTGTAATCCAGGGGAACGATTTTTCCGTTCACCTTGGCCCCGATGCATTGGTTGCCCACCTCGGTGTGGATGCGGTAGGCGAAATCCAGGGGAACGGATCCGGCGGGGAGCTCCACCACATCCCCCTTCGGGGTGAAAACGAACACGGAATCGGAAAAGAGATCGATCTTCAGATTCTCCACAAACTCCTGGGCATCCTGGGTCTCCTGCTGCATCTCCAGAATTTCGCGGAACCACTTCAGCTTCTCCTCGAAGGTGCCCGGCTGAACCTGGGTCCCTTCCTTGTAGGCCCAGTGGGCGGCAATCCCGTATTCGGCCGTCTTGTGCATGTCCCAGGTGCGGATCTGCACCTCGATCGGCTCTCCCTTCGGCCCGATCACCGTCGTGTGCAGAGACTGGTACATATTGGGCTTCGGCATGGCGATATAATCTTTGAAGCGGCCGGGCATCGGCTTCCAGATGGTGTGGATGATGCCGAGCACGGCGTAGCAGTCCCGAACGGTGTCGACGATGACGCGGACGGCCAACAGGTCGTAAATTTCGTTGAATTGCTTGTGCTGGGTGACCATTTTGCGGTAGATGCTGTATATGTGTTTCGGACGTCCGGAGATCTCCGCCTTGATTCCCGTTTTCTCCAGGCGTTCCCGCAACACCTGGATGATCTCCTCCAGATACTGCTCCCGTTCGGCCCGCTTTTTCCGCATCAGGTTCACGATCCGATAATACTGCTGGGGATTGAGATAGCGAAGGGCGATATCCTCCAACTCCCACTTGATCGTGGAAATTCCCAGCCGGTGCGCAAGGGGGGCGAAAATCTCCAGGGTCTCGTTGGCGATTCTTCGCTGTTTTTCTTCGGAGAGATACTTCAAGGTCCGCATGTTGTGCAGCCGGTCGGCCAGCTTGATCAGGATCACCCGGATATCCTGGGCCATGGCGACAAACATCTTTCGGTGGTTCTCCGCCTGATGCTCCTCGTTGGACTTGTACTTCATCCGCTTGCCCAACTTGGTGACGCCATCGACCAGCCGGCTGACCGTCTCCCCGAATTCCTCCCGGACGACTTCCAGGGTGACCCCGGTATCCTCCACCACGTCGTGCAGAATCGCCGCCACCAGGGTGGTGGCATCCATCTGCAGATCAGCCAATATGGTCGCCACCGCGACCGGATGATTCACATAGGGTTCCCCCGATTTCCGCTTTTGGCCGGCATGGGCCTTTTCCGCAAAGCGGTAAGCCTTTTCGATTCGCTTTATATCGTCCTCTTTTAAATATGCGGAGCATTTGTCCAGCAGCGCTTCAATCGGCATCGCAAATTCACCTGGAATGGCCAAAAATCGTTTTCCTATTATTATCTCCCAGCGGAAAAGAAAAGTAAAGGATCGCCGTATAAAAGGGAACGGAGGCACGGAAAGGCTGAGGAGGGGGAGCGGATGAAGGGATTGATGGAAGAGCCGGCAGAAAGCAACCCCGTGATCGGAGTGGGGACGAAAGTCATCGTTGATCACCGCAGGCGGCGACGAAAGGATTGTCTTATTATTCCGAAAAATACGGTGCGTCGGAAAGGCGCGCCTCCTTGCGCTCGCAAGGAGACCGGCGTCCCCCGACCGTCTTCGGATGCGAAAATGATGAGTCCGTCGCCGGCTTACGGCAACAACTTTTTCCCCCACGGCCAGTAACCCGCGTAACGGCGGACATACAAACCCGCCGCGGACAGGACAATCGCTGCGACCAGCGACATCCCGTAGGTGCTGACCCCTTCTTCCGCGATGAGCATCAGAACGGGGATTACGATCAGTCCGCCGTAGGAGACCGCTTCATAGGAAATCAACAGTCTCCTCCAAACGCGTGACATGTACTCGCGAAATTGAAAGCGGTCGTCCGGAGAAAACAATTCCCGAAACATCAAAACCAGGATCAATGCGATCCAAAAAAGAATGATAAAGATCGCCATCCAGGCAAACCCCGAAATCAGGCGGGAAAACCAATCTTCCAGCCAGTTCACCGACTTCTACGCTCCTTTTCCCAATATCTCATGCAAAAATTATAGCACGTCGCGGAAAAATGCCAACCTCCAATCACATGGCGCGAAAAAAAAAGCGGCCGCGGAGGGGGATCATCCCCCTCCCCACCGCTTTCTCCACTCTTCCAAGCGCTTCTCCCACTCTTTCTGACGCTTCTTGATCTCCTTCTCCAGCTCTTTCCGCCGCTTCTCCAGCTCCTTTTGCCACTTCTCCCCGATCTCTTCCCGCCTCTTCTCCTCGCGTCTCTCCGTCTCCCTTTTCACCTTGGGCGGCGTCTTCCAGGGAATCATCGAAAGATCGAAGGATTGGACCGGTTCCCCTTTCAGGGAGGCGGCCATCATTTCCCGGAAGATCCGGGCGGCCGTTTGACCGCCGGTAGTGGTCAGATAATGGTTCCCGTCGGTCTTGTCGTAACCGAGCCAGACCGCTCCCACCAACTGGGGAGTATACCCGACGAACCAATTGTCTTTGGCTCCGTCTCCGCCCCCCGGCAGCTGGGTGGTACCCGTCTTGCCGGCGATGGGTCGGCCCGGAATCCGTGCCGCCGTTCCCGTGCCTTCATCCACCACGCCCTTCAACATGTAGGTGATCTTTTGGGCCACTTCCTCGGACGTGACCCGGACGGATTTCTTATACCACTGGGCGACCAGTTCCCCGTCCGGCTTCTCGATGCGCCGAATGGCGTGAGCCTCCACCATCACTCCCCGGTTGGCGAAGGCGGAGTACGCCTGGGCCAATTGCAGGGGAGAGGTGCCCCCGTTCAATCCGCCCAGCGCCAACCCCAATTGGCGCTCCTTTTCGTCCAGGGGGATGCCGAACCGCCGGACGGTCTCCATCCCCCGGTCCACACCGATTTGATCGAGCAACCACACCGCGGGAACGTTGAGGGAATCCACCACCGCTTCATACATCGTCACTTCGCCCCGGTACCGGCCGTCATGGTTTTTCGGCCGGTAGTCCCCGAAGTTCGTCGGTTTGTCCAGCAGCCTGGAATCCAGGTCATATCCCGACTCCAGGGCCGGCGTGTAGACGGCCAAAGGCTTCATGGTGGATCCGGGCTGGCGCTTCAGCTGGGAAGCCCGGTTGAAGCCGCGAAAGGTGTGCTTCCCGCGGCCGCCGACCAGGGCCCGAATCCCCCCGGTGGAAGGATCGATGAGAACGGCGCCGCTCTGGACGATCTGATCCTTCCCGTCGGCGGGAAAGAGGTCATCGTTTTTGTAGACGGACTCCACCGCCTCCTGCATTTTGGGATCCAGCTCGGTGTGAATCTGGAGGCCGCCGTTCAAGACCTCGTTCGCCGTCAGGCCGTAACGGGAAACGGCTTCCTCCAGGATGTAATCGACGTAGTGGGGAAAGCGCCTGGCATCGTTGTCCAGCCGTTTGCCCTCAAGGACGATTTCCTGCCCCATCGCCGCCTTTTTCTCTTTTTCCGTGATGAATCCCAGTTCCACCATGCGGTCGAGAACCAGATCCCGCCGCTTCATCGTCTTTTGAAAATCCTTGAAGGGATTGAGGACGGACGGTGCCTTGATCATGCCGGCCAACAGGGCGGACTCTCCCAGGGTGAGTCGGTCCACCTCCTTGCCGAAATAAATTTCCGCCGCCCGTTTGATCCCCCAGGCCCCCTCGCCGAAATAGATGTTGTTCAAGTACATCTCCATGATTTCGTTTTTGGAATATTCCCGCTCGATCTTCTTGGCGAGGAGCATCTCTTTGATCTTTCGCTTATAAGTCCGGTCGTGGGTCAAAAAGACGTTTTTGGCCAGCTGCTGGGTGATCGTGCTGCCCCCCTGGACCGTTTTCCCTGCGGACAGATTATGGATCAGTGCGCGAAGGGTACCGACATAGTCGATGCCCGAATGGTGGTAAAAGCGTTGATCTTCCATCGCCACCACCGCCTGGACCAGGTGGGTGGGAACGCGTTTGATGCCCACCGCCTCCTTTTTGGAGGTGGAGATTTCGCTGGCCACACGCCCCTCCCGGTCGTAGATGACTGTGGGGTGGGGGGACGCATCCTTCAGGGCGCTGATGTCGCTCATGGATATGGCGACGTTGACGACGATGAGAAAAAGGGCGGCCGTCACCGCCAAAGCGACGATCACCGGCTTTCTCCAGCGCCGCGTTTTCTTGGCGCGCCGCCTCTTGGGGGACTTGGTCTTTTTTCTGTCGGTCTCCATGGATCTCTCCCTCCATACGGACGCTCCTCCGGATTCAGCCTGCGCAAGCCGGTCCTATTCCCGCCCGGCCTCGCAGACAAAGCGGTAGGCGCAATAGGTGCACCGTTTCCCGGGACGGGGTGTATATTCCGCCGAGGTCCTGCCCCGCTTCAACTTCTCGGCGGCGGATTCCAGCATGAAATCCGCTTCGGCGAGCCATGCGTTGTCCACCTCGAAGGAAACCTCCACACCGGGGTGAAGAAAGAAAAGCGTCGCCCTGTCGGGGACGATCCCCCACTCCCGGCGGGCCGCCAGGGCATAGAACCGGAGCTGGGGCTGGTATTCCTCCGCCGCCTCCATCGCTTCTTGCGGAGTGACATCGTTAGTCTTGAAGTCGATCAACTCCCATTCCCCCCGCTCGTTCCATTGGAGCCGATCGATGATCCCTTCCATCTCCAGGCCGCCGGCTCGGACGAAAAAGGGAACTTCCCTCATCACCTTCCGGCAATGCTGCGCCTCCCGGTGAATCCTTCCCGACAGGAACCGCCGGATGAGGGGACCGATTTTCTCCCACGCCCGGTGAAGGAGGGCAGGGGAAAGATTCATCTCCGCAGCCGCCCTCCGGAACAAACCGGATAGCTTCTCTTCCGACAGGGGGCCGTCGGGCAGGAGCTCGAGCATCCGGTGGACGAGATTTCCCCTGAGAATCGGGGAAAGCGCATGCCCGCCTCCGTCCTCTTCCGCCTCATCCGCCCATTTCAAGCGTTCCTCCGCCTCCTCCGGCGAAGCCATCCCGATCACATACTGGTAGAAATACTTGCGGGGGCAATTCATCAGCACCATCATCTGGGTGACGCTCACCCGCACCCGATCCCGCTCCGTCAGACCCCGGGGATGCATCCCTTTCCAGTCCTCATCGGTGAGAACCTCCGGCTGCCCCCTCTCCATCTCCTCGAGAAACCGGTCCAGAGCGGACTTTTGCATTTTTTCCCCCGACGCCCTCTCCTCCTCCCCGGACCACACGCGGATGGTCAGGTCGCCTTCCCCGAAGGGCAGGGACCAATGCCCCGCCTCCCAGTCGATCCGGTCGTAGTCCAAAACGGCATCCAACCACCGGCTCCAGGAACCGGAAGAGAGGATTTCTCCCCCTTTCTTCGCCTCCTTGTGCTCTTCCGGCTCGCCGCTCAGGATCAGCCGCTTCTCCGCGCGGGTGACGGCGACGTAGAAAAGGCGGACCGATTCCTCCCGCTCCAGGCGCCGCTCCTTCTCCTTCACTCTCAACCAGCGCTCCGTGTCCATCGGTTCCCCCGACGGATCGTAAAGGCGAACGACCAGACCCGATTCCTCATCGACGCCCATCCCGTCCGGTCCTCGCGGAGAGCGGCGGGCCAGGTCGGGAATGATGACCACGGGAAACTCCAATCCCTTGGATTGGTGGATGGTCATCAGCTTGACGCTGTCCGTCGCCTCCGACTCCACGGATGCCTCCGTTTCCGGCGTCTGCTGGTCGATCAAGAGCTCCATCTCCTCCAGGAAGAGGTCCGGGGAATAGGCGCTGTCTCCCTTCCGGTAACGGGCCAAGCGAACCAGCTTCTCCAGATTGGCCCGGGCCTGTTTTCCCTGCGGGGTGGCCCAAAGGACCAGATCATATCCGCTCTCCTTCAACAGCTCCTCAATCAGATCGGCCACGGGTACGCGCCCCATGAGACGGCCGGCGCGCTCCGCCAGCCGTCGGAAGCCGGAGAGCTTCTCCCGCTCTTCAGCGGAGATCTCCTCCACCTCCGCCCAGGATTCCGGCCGTCCCAACGCTCCCGCCTCCTTGAGCCACAGGAGGGTTTCGTCGCTCACGGCGCAAAAGGGGGAGCGCAACACTCCCGTCAGGGCCAGGGTGTCCTCCGGATCCGTCAGCCACCGGAGCAGATTCAGCACATCCGCGATCTCCTGCCGATCGTAAAACCCCCGTCCCTTCACCACGTGAAAGGGGATGCCCCGGCGGACCAGTTCCTCCTCATATCGCTTGACCTCCGTCATCGCCCGGAACAGGACCGCGATATCGCCGGGACGCCATCCCTCGGCGATGAGTCCCTCGATCCGGCGGGCGATCAGTCGGGCCTCCGCCTCACGGGCGCTTCTCCCGTCCCGCTCCTCCCTGTTCGGCACGGCCAGATATTCCACGCAGGGACCTTTTCCCCCGGCCGGTCCGCGGGCTTCCGCCTCCTGATAGCAATTGGGCTCGCCCGGGCCGGAAGACATGAGCCGGGAGAAAAAACCGTTGGTAAAGCCAACGAGACGGGGATCGGAACGGAAGTTGGCCTTCAATGCCACTTCCCGTCCCCCTTCGGCCAGCAGCTCTTCCCGGGTTTTGCTGAAGACCGACACGTCCGCCCCGCGAAACCGGTAAATCGACTGTTTGGGATCCCCCACCACGAACAGCTTGCCCGGAGCGGGGCTTCCGTCCGGATGGCGGCGGAGTAAATCGATCAGCCGCTTCTGCAGCCCGTTTGTGTCCTGGTACTCATCCACCATCAGGAAGCGGATCCGCCGCCGGAGCCGGCGCCGGACATCCTCCCTCCCCTCCAACAGGCGGCACGCCCGCAGCTGAAGATCTTCGAAATCGAGGGCATTCCGATCCCGCTTCGCCGCGGCATACCGTTCTTCGATCCCTTCCAGAAGGGGGAGGAGGAAATCCAGGGTCTTTCGCTCGGCGGGAAGGTGAAGCTGCCCCCGGAGGGCTTCCGCCAAATTCTCACCGGCTTCCTTCATCCGATCCCGATGAAGGAGCAAATCCTCTTTCTTTCCCCAATTGCCTTTCAGCAGCTCCAGCGCCCGTTCCACCGGAGGGAGCAGGTTCCCCGGATCGCTCTCCCG is a window from the Planifilum fimeticola genome containing:
- a CDS encoding RelA/SpoT family protein, with amino-acid sequence MPIEALLDKCSAYLKEDDIKRIEKAYRFAEKAHAGQKRKSGEPYVNHPVAVATILADLQMDATTLVAAILHDVVEDTGVTLEVVREEFGETVSRLVDGVTKLGKRMKYKSNEEHQAENHRKMFVAMAQDIRVILIKLADRLHNMRTLKYLSEEKQRRIANETLEIFAPLAHRLGISTIKWELEDIALRYLNPQQYYRIVNLMRKKRAEREQYLEEIIQVLRERLEKTGIKAEISGRPKHIYSIYRKMVTQHKQFNEIYDLLAVRVIVDTVRDCYAVLGIIHTIWKPMPGRFKDYIAMPKPNMYQSLHTTVIGPKGEPIEVQIRTWDMHKTAEYGIAAHWAYKEGTQVQPGTFEEKLKWFREILEMQQETQDAQEFVENLKIDLFSDSVFVFTPKGDVVELPAGSVPLDFAYRIHTEVGNQCIGAKVNGKIVPLDYKLHTGDIVEILTSKHSYGPSQDWLKMVKSSHARNKIRNWFKKQRREESVAKGREMIENLLRKHDFNASEVLTDERVEEVARKFNFPDEEDMYAAVGYGGISAAQVVHRLIEGLKPEPEEPILLPEVKELPRPSRRPAHGVRVKGVDNLLVRLSRCCNPVPGDEIAGFVTRGRGVSVHRKDCPNLKSVEKERMIPVEWEGTPDQSYHVDIEVSGLDRRGLLHEVLQAVSETKTNLSAVSGKADRRGMASIHMTISIRNLNHLQYVVERIKRVRDIYSVRRIMQ
- a CDS encoding transglycosylase domain-containing protein; its protein translation is METDRKKTKSPKRRRAKKTRRWRKPVIVALAVTAALFLIVVNVAISMSDISALKDASPHPTVIYDREGRVASEISTSKKEAVGIKRVPTHLVQAVVAMEDQRFYHHSGIDYVGTLRALIHNLSAGKTVQGGSTITQQLAKNVFLTHDRTYKRKIKEMLLAKKIEREYSKNEIMEMYLNNIYFGEGAWGIKRAAEIYFGKEVDRLTLGESALLAGMIKAPSVLNPFKDFQKTMKRRDLVLDRMVELGFITEKEKKAAMGQEIVLEGKRLDNDARRFPHYVDYILEEAVSRYGLTANEVLNGGLQIHTELDPKMQEAVESVYKNDDLFPADGKDQIVQSGAVLIDPSTGGIRALVGGRGKHTFRGFNRASQLKRQPGSTMKPLAVYTPALESGYDLDSRLLDKPTNFGDYRPKNHDGRYRGEVTMYEAVVDSLNVPAVWLLDQIGVDRGMETVRRFGIPLDEKERQLGLALGGLNGGTSPLQLAQAYSAFANRGVMVEAHAIRRIEKPDGELVAQWYKKSVRVTSEEVAQKITYMLKGVVDEGTGTAARIPGRPIAGKTGTTQLPGGGDGAKDNWFVGYTPQLVGAVWLGYDKTDGNHYLTTTGGQTAARIFREMMAASLKGEPVQSFDLSMIPWKTPPKVKRETERREEKRREEIGEKWQKELEKRRKELEKEIKKRQKEWEKRLEEWRKRWGGG